The nucleotide sequence TTAGCTGCCTGATCGAAAAGCCGCTCGCGGCGACGATGGCTGAGGCGACGGAGCTTCAGGCGCTGGCCGAGGACAGCGGGGTGAAAGTGACGGTCGGGCAGATAGAGCGTTTCAACCCCGCCGTACGTGCGCTGGCGGACGACGACGTGAGGCCGTCGTTCATCGAAGCGCATCGCCTGGCGTCGTTTGACCCGCGCGGAACCGACGTGGCGGTGGTGCTGGATCTCATGATTCACGACATCGATCTCGCGCTGATGTTCGTGCGCTCCAAGGTGGTCGACATCCGGGCATCGGCGGTGGCGGTGATATCGGACCAGGCGGACATCGCCAACGCCCGGTTGACGTTTGACAACGGGGCCGTGGCCAATCTGACGGCCTCCCGGATATCGCTTCGGCCGATGCGAAAACTCCGCATCTTCCAGAGATCCGGCTACTACTCGCTTGACCTTGCGGCCAGACAGGCCGACCTGTACAGCCTGGCCGGCCAGGGAGACAAGATCGACGGCATGCGCGTTCCGCTCGGCAACTCGGGGCGGGAGATTGTCTATCGCAAACGGCCCGATACCGGGGAAGATATGCTGTCCGCCGAGATTGAATCGTTCCTGCATGCCGTCATCGAAGACCGGCCGGTGGCCGTGCCCTTGAGTGAAGCCGCCGAGGCCTTGAGGGTGGCGCTGGAAGTCGAGCGGATCGGGCTTGCTTCGATCAGCCCTGTAATGGAGTCCCAGCCGGAGTAGATGGGCAAACCCCTGCTGTTCCTTGCTGCCGGTGACGTTTCCGGCGACAACGCCGCCGGCCGTGTAGTGGCTGCGCTCATACGGCAGCGACCCGATCTTGAGGTTTTCGGTCTCGGCGGTAGCCGCCTGAAGTCTCTCGGCCAGGAGCAACTGGCCGAGCCGGGCCGCCTGACGGTGCTCGGTTTCTGGGAGGTGGCCAAACGATATCCGTTTTTCCGCCGTTTGTTTTACCGTTGCGTTGACGAGATAAAAGCCCGAAGACCGTCGTGCGTGTTGCTTGTCGATTATCCCGGGTTCAACCTGCGACTGGCAAGAAAGGTCAAGGCGCTGGGTATTCCGGTGGTCTATTATATCTCACCGCAGGTGTGGGCCTGGGGCAAAAGACGGATGGCGGCAATTCGCAAGTACGTTGACTTCATGCTGCTCATTCTGCCGTTCGAGGAGTCATTTTACGTAAAATCCGGGGTACCCACGCGTTTCGTGGGCCACTACCTGCTCGAGGATATTCCACGCGAGTATATCCAGTCCCGGCCCGTGCACGAACGCCAGATTGCCCTGCTTCCGGGGTCACGACCGCAGGAAATCGAGCGCATGCTGCCGGGCATGCTGAAAGCAGCCGGGCACCTGCACCGACGGCACGGCACGAGTGCGGTTGTTGCCGGCATCCGCGGCGCCTGTGATTATGAGCGTCTGCTGCAACGTGACGGTGACGGCGGCGTGACGGTCTGCTACGACGATCCACGAACGGTCCTGTACGAATCAGGGCTGGTGCTGACGGCCTCCGGGACCGCCACGCTCGAGGCGGGTATTATCGGGCGGCCGATGGTAATAGTGTACCGGACCGGGTTCATCACGTACCACATCGCACGGCGGCTCGTCAAACTGGACATGATCGGGCTGGTCAATCTGGTGCTGGGTGAGAAAGTTGTCCCGGAGCTTGTCCAGGGCGCAGCCACGCCTGAGCGAATGGCGGTTGAACTGGAGAGGTTGCTGACCGACGATGCCTGCCGTTCCGGCGTGTGCGCGAACCTTAACCGCCTCCCGGCGCTGCTCGGCGGAGAGGGTGCCTCGCAGCGGGTGGCCGAAATAGTTGGTTCATACATATGATCGGCATCTACAGGTTGCTGACGCGCGCGGCTTATGCCGTCATATACGTCCTGCGAAGGCACTCGGCGCTGGCCGGCAGGGAACTATGGCGCGGCCGGCTGGGACTGATTCCGGACGTGGGAGACAAAGACGTCTGGATCCACGCAGCTTCAGTCGGGGAAACCCGGGTGGTCGGCTACCTTGTCAACTATCTGAGAGGACGCCGGGCCGGGATCAGGATTCACGTCACCGTTGTCACCGAGGCGGGCTTTAATACCGCCGTCAAGCTGTTTCCGCCCGAGGTGACGGTATCCTATTTTCCGCTGGATGCACGCCGGGCGATGGCTCGCACCTTTGACATGATACGGCCGAAACTGCTCGCGGTGGCCGAAACCGAGATCTGGCCGAACCTGGTGCTGGAAGCGGCGGAACGCCGGGTTCCGCTCATTCTTGTTAACGGCCGTATGTCGGCCCGGGCTTATCGCCGGTACCGTCTTGTCAGAAAGAGCCTGGCCAGGCTGCTGGTCACCTATGATCGCTTCTTCCTGAAGACCGACGTGGCTCAACGCCGCTTCGCGTACTTCAGTGTATCCGCGGACAAGTCGATGGTCGCCGGCGACATGAAGTTTGACGCGCCTTTGCAGGAGCGTTCGGAAGGACGGATCAAAGAGATACGGTACCGTGTCGGAGTGGCCGACGATGAGTTCCTGGTCGTGGCCGGGTCCACGAGGTCGGGCGAGGAAGCACACCTGCTGGGCGCGTACCGGACCCTGAAGGCGACCTGCCCCAAGCTGCGCCTGCTGTTGGCGCCGCGCCACGTGGAGCGAACGGATGAGATTACGGCGTTGCTAAAAGAGCACGACCAGCCGTATTATAGATATGGTACCAGCGGGGTACCTGAGGGCGTAATCGTGCTGGACAGGATGGGTCTGCTCAACGAACTGTACCTGGCCGGCGACATCGCCTTTGTGGGCGGGACGCTGGTGGATCGGGGCGGTCACAATCTGCTCGAACCCGTCTGGGCCGGCCGGCCGGTGCTTTTTGGGCCGTTCGTAAGCAATGTACGGGAGGCTGCCGAGTACATCCTGGAGCACGGTTACGGTGCGCGGGTAAGTTCAGGTGACGACCTGCTGCGGACGTTGACGGCGGTCGTGCAGGGTGATCGCACGTTTCGTACCAAGACCACGGCTGACCTGGTGCATTCCGCGGCAGCGGTCGCCGGTGACTATATCCTGGAAAAGTTGCGAGATGTTTGAGACCTTTTGGAAGAAAGTCCTGCGACGTAAGCCGTATTCCTGGTTGGTGATCCCGGCGGCTGTCTTCTGGTTTGTTTCCGTGATCTACCGGCTGTTTTTTCACGTGTACCGCCTGACACGAACCAGGGCTACGCGGCTGAACGTGCCGGTCGTCTCGGTCGGCAGTATCATGATCGGCGGCGCCGGCAAGACGCCGCTGGTGGAGGTCATAGCGCGCGGACTGCAGGGCGAGGGCGTACGCGTGGGCGTTGTCTCTTCCGGCTATGGCCGTTCGTCACGGGAACCGCTGCTTCTGCCCGGGTACAAGCTGCAGCGCATCCCGGCCGACATGGCCGGCGATGAAATGCGTGAATTATCCGGCAAGCTCCCGGAAGCGATTTTTTCCATAGCCCGGTCAAAGACGGACGCGGCGCGCGCGCTGGCCGGGAGCGGGAACGTCGACGTTATCGTCGTCGACGACGGTTTTCAGCATTTCACGCTGTTCCGCGATATCGATGTTGTCGCGTATGACGCGTCGTTCAAACCCGGGCATCTGCGTTTGTTTCCCAGCGGCGTACTTCGTGAGTCCGTCAGGGCGCTGCGCCGGGCGGATATGATAATCATGACGCGTGCCAAGTTCGCCAAGGACATAGCCAAGCTTCGCCGGCGGCTCGGCCGCGTCAATCCGGGCGCGGAAGTATACCATGCCGGGTTCGTGCCGGAGGTGCTCGTCAGCGGCGATAAGAGCCTGCCGGTGAAGTACATCGAAGACAAGTCGGTGTTTCTGTTTGCCGGGGTGGGCAA is from Acidobacteriota bacterium and encodes:
- a CDS encoding Gfo/Idh/MocA family oxidoreductase — translated: MRKVKTGVVGVGSLGRHHVKWLGRAAGSELVGLYDIDREKAGRLAEEHGVRVFESLDELADSVQAASVVVPTSAHFQVASRLIERGVSCLIEKPLAATMAEATELQALAEDSGVKVTVGQIERFNPAVRALADDDVRPSFIEAHRLASFDPRGTDVAVVLDLMIHDIDLALMFVRSKVVDIRASAVAVISDQADIANARLTFDNGAVANLTASRISLRPMRKLRIFQRSGYYSLDLAARQADLYSLAGQGDKIDGMRVPLGNSGREIVYRKRPDTGEDMLSAEIESFLHAVIEDRPVAVPLSEAAEALRVALEVERIGLASISPVMESQPE
- the lpxB gene encoding lipid-A-disaccharide synthase, giving the protein MGKPLLFLAAGDVSGDNAAGRVVAALIRQRPDLEVFGLGGSRLKSLGQEQLAEPGRLTVLGFWEVAKRYPFFRRLFYRCVDEIKARRPSCVLLVDYPGFNLRLARKVKALGIPVVYYISPQVWAWGKRRMAAIRKYVDFMLLILPFEESFYVKSGVPTRFVGHYLLEDIPREYIQSRPVHERQIALLPGSRPQEIERMLPGMLKAAGHLHRRHGTSAVVAGIRGACDYERLLQRDGDGGVTVCYDDPRTVLYESGLVLTASGTATLEAGIIGRPMVIVYRTGFITYHIARRLVKLDMIGLVNLVLGEKVVPELVQGAATPERMAVELERLLTDDACRSGVCANLNRLPALLGGEGASQRVAEIVGSYI
- a CDS encoding glycosyltransferase N-terminal domain-containing protein codes for the protein MIGIYRLLTRAAYAVIYVLRRHSALAGRELWRGRLGLIPDVGDKDVWIHAASVGETRVVGYLVNYLRGRRAGIRIHVTVVTEAGFNTAVKLFPPEVTVSYFPLDARRAMARTFDMIRPKLLAVAETEIWPNLVLEAAERRVPLILVNGRMSARAYRRYRLVRKSLARLLVTYDRFFLKTDVAQRRFAYFSVSADKSMVAGDMKFDAPLQERSEGRIKEIRYRVGVADDEFLVVAGSTRSGEEAHLLGAYRTLKATCPKLRLLLAPRHVERTDEITALLKEHDQPYYRYGTSGVPEGVIVLDRMGLLNELYLAGDIAFVGGTLVDRGGHNLLEPVWAGRPVLFGPFVSNVREAAEYILEHGYGARVSSGDDLLRTLTAVVQGDRTFRTKTTADLVHSAAAVAGDYILEKLRDV
- the lpxK gene encoding tetraacyldisaccharide 4'-kinase; translation: MFETFWKKVLRRKPYSWLVIPAAVFWFVSVIYRLFFHVYRLTRTRATRLNVPVVSVGSIMIGGAGKTPLVEVIARGLQGEGVRVGVVSSGYGRSSREPLLLPGYKLQRIPADMAGDEMRELSGKLPEAIFSIARSKTDAARALAGSGNVDVIVVDDGFQHFTLFRDIDVVAYDASFKPGHLRLFPSGVLRESVRALRRADMIIMTRAKFAKDIAKLRRRLGRVNPGAEVYHAGFVPEVLVSGDKSLPVKYIEDKSVFLFAGVGNFSPLRKQVAALAGDLDYALELTDHQVYDEGLLRRIKAMAGDHGSDVILTTGKDWVKLGDFDFGREIYYLGVSVDLDPGEEKLIQQIMQKIQLERPGSNGQAI